One window of Methanothermobacter thermautotrophicus genomic DNA carries:
- the pyrI gene encoding aspartate carbamoyltransferase regulatory subunit codes for MDMKKPFELRVKPIRNGTVIDHITANRSLNVLNILGLPDGHSKVTVAMNMDSSQLGSKDIVKIENRELKPSEVDQIALIAPRATINIVRDYKIVEKAKVRLMEEVRGILRCPNPNCITNSDEGVENRFYVISKEPVLLRCYYCERLIEADEIESQF; via the coding sequence ATGGATATGAAGAAACCCTTCGAACTGAGGGTCAAACCAATAAGGAACGGGACCGTTATTGACCATATAACTGCAAACAGGTCCCTGAATGTCCTCAACATCCTTGGACTCCCTGATGGGCATAGCAAGGTGACGGTTGCAATGAACATGGATTCCTCCCAGCTCGGATCCAAGGACATAGTTAAAATAGAGAACAGGGAACTCAAACCCTCAGAGGTTGATCAGATAGCCCTGATAGCCCCCAGGGCCACAATAAACATTGTAAGGGACTATAAGATTGTTGAGAAGGCCAAGGTGAGGCTCATGGAGGAGGTCAGGGGCATCCTGAGATGTCCGAACCCCAACTGCATCACAAACAGTGACGAGGGTGTTGAGAACCGTTTCTATGTCATCTCAAAGGAACCTGTTCTGCTACGCTGCTACTACTGTGAACGCCTCATTGAGGCCGATGAGATCGAGTCACAGTTCTAG
- a CDS encoding succinylglutamate desuccinylase/aspartoacylase family protein, with amino-acid sequence MKNSRIKLITLLFSAVLLFSTLQAASALKTEIIYTGTGGDVTKNYYIEKYTPRTQVTSEVFQAARRGTPMFTFGDGGGKKVMIVAGVHGNELPASIAAVKLINYLSGKKIRGTVYVVPFLIPSSTARTSRYWNGKNPNSIANIRGTPTNRILQIALSRDVDAVGDFHSTRPGGVPGKTSILCTRIPTYESYRMAYYMSRYSGSAFIPAQVAGKDYPRALEDVCNLAGIPAVTAEVKSPHGYVASGSVTKSYTQMMGFLKYNGIV; translated from the coding sequence GCCGTACTCCTATTCTCCACCCTGCAGGCAGCCTCGGCCCTCAAAACCGAGATAATCTACACAGGTACAGGGGGAGATGTGACAAAGAACTACTACATAGAGAAGTACACCCCCAGGACCCAGGTGACTTCAGAGGTGTTCCAGGCGGCCAGGAGGGGGACACCCATGTTCACCTTTGGAGATGGTGGGGGTAAGAAGGTCATGATAGTCGCTGGGGTCCATGGGAATGAACTCCCGGCATCCATAGCTGCTGTTAAACTCATAAACTACCTGTCAGGCAAGAAGATCAGGGGCACGGTCTACGTTGTGCCCTTCCTCATACCATCATCCACCGCGAGAACTTCCAGGTACTGGAATGGTAAGAACCCCAACAGCATAGCAAATATCAGGGGCACACCCACAAACAGGATACTCCAGATTGCACTTTCAAGGGACGTGGATGCGGTTGGCGACTTCCACTCAACAAGGCCCGGTGGAGTGCCAGGGAAAACATCCATCCTCTGCACACGGATCCCAACCTATGAAAGCTACAGGATGGCATACTACATGAGCCGTTACAGTGGGTCCGCCTTCATACCTGCCCAGGTTGCAGGTAAGGATTACCCGAGAGCCCTTGAGGATGTATGCAACCTTGCAGGTATCCCTGCAGTGACGGCTGAGGTTAAATCCCCCCATGGTTATGTTGCATCTGGAAGTGTCACAAAATCCTACACCCAGATGATGGGCTTCTTAAAGTACAATGGGATCGTCTGA
- a CDS encoding pseudomurein-binding repeat-containing protein — MRYEYHCNLQVIQNTVRVLGRMRVKLTVMLMALLLLVSPASAAVFVTDPSHAIITAPAAAHTDGRLIISSHTPEKSVMKYLRGQSPVVVGDVGVNGTRIPARTSTLARYWSRSDVVVLGTGSDISAAYIAIKNDAPLLLAGKTLPSATRTEIKRLKPRSIIICASPSAIPSSSLRGIGIPWRRVWYGSDSATLSAVQPASPQRVSAPGTLLPVAMTIWKTRAYYSTSTGVRVNGTSLWSSGYPTTSVIMNRYASRDLETIYISSDRLSGVDGRSLMESIRAEIGGSARVIVDEKSPAPGEADRAIKNAPKGSLAVYIAAACPGTMYGVVSGVKRGYLRSYASGLDGIVYVNYGSLKLSATGYLPRAWDDNFSSPYFAGINEPSRFLRDAGILLIEPRSFSSDEQIHLTAMKLIEYAYSADGEHLGDMDTSRYVARHEIDPTTLSTDAQRIVRGEATVMPRQEWVYLASQYIAGLPVRKNTTRISDAPSSSNTYTGTLSRAGYRDVARRVYEFTRSNGRLPSYVQVGADRIGRDEYTAMFAQIIQNHTDRSRMVFPSSVKVGKGLIDTVVEFVKDLIT; from the coding sequence ATGAGATATGAATACCATTGCAACCTCCAGGTCATCCAGAACACGGTAAGAGTTCTGGGAAGGATGAGAGTGAAGTTAACTGTCATGCTGATGGCGTTACTCCTTTTGGTTTCACCTGCATCTGCAGCTGTTTTTGTAACGGATCCTTCCCATGCCATCATAACTGCACCCGCCGCGGCCCATACAGATGGCCGGCTGATAATCAGCAGCCACACCCCTGAGAAGTCCGTGATGAAGTACCTCAGGGGCCAGAGCCCTGTGGTTGTTGGTGACGTGGGGGTGAATGGGACCCGGATCCCGGCGAGGACATCCACACTTGCACGTTACTGGAGCCGGAGCGACGTTGTTGTCCTGGGGACGGGGTCAGACATTTCAGCAGCATACATTGCAATAAAGAATGATGCGCCCCTCCTATTAGCCGGTAAAACATTACCATCAGCCACCAGGACAGAGATAAAACGTTTAAAGCCCAGGAGTATAATCATATGTGCATCCCCTTCAGCAATACCCTCCTCGTCCCTGAGGGGTATTGGAATACCCTGGAGGCGGGTCTGGTATGGAAGTGACTCTGCAACCCTCAGCGCTGTTCAGCCAGCATCCCCACAGCGGGTCTCAGCGCCGGGGACGCTTCTACCGGTTGCCATGACAATCTGGAAGACCAGGGCATATTACAGTACCTCAACAGGAGTGAGGGTTAACGGGACCTCCCTATGGTCCTCAGGGTACCCCACAACATCGGTTATAATGAACCGCTACGCTTCCAGGGACCTCGAAACCATCTACATAAGCTCTGACAGGCTCAGTGGTGTGGATGGAAGGAGCCTCATGGAGTCCATAAGGGCCGAGATAGGTGGTTCAGCAAGGGTCATTGTCGATGAGAAGTCACCTGCTCCAGGAGAGGCTGACAGGGCGATTAAGAACGCCCCTAAGGGTTCGCTGGCTGTTTACATTGCCGCGGCATGTCCCGGTACAATGTATGGTGTTGTCTCAGGGGTGAAGAGGGGGTACCTGAGATCCTATGCCAGTGGACTTGATGGTATCGTCTATGTGAACTATGGAAGCCTCAAACTTTCAGCGACTGGATACCTTCCAAGGGCCTGGGACGACAACTTCTCCAGCCCCTACTTCGCAGGGATAAATGAGCCCTCCAGATTCCTCAGGGATGCGGGCATACTCCTCATAGAACCCAGGAGCTTCAGCAGTGATGAGCAGATACACCTCACAGCCATGAAGCTGATTGAATATGCCTACTCTGCAGATGGGGAGCACCTTGGGGATATGGACACCTCCAGGTACGTGGCAAGGCATGAGATTGACCCCACAACCCTATCCACAGATGCCCAGAGGATAGTCAGGGGAGAGGCCACTGTGATGCCCAGGCAGGAATGGGTCTACCTTGCATCACAGTACATTGCAGGCCTCCCTGTAAGGAAGAACACCACGAGGATATCCGATGCCCCATCATCCAGTAACACCTACACCGGGACACTGTCAAGGGCAGGGTACCGTGACGTTGCAAGGAGGGTCTATGAGTTCACCAGGAGTAATGGCAGGCTCCCATCATATGTGCAGGTTGGTGCTGATAGGATCGGCAGGGATGAGTACACGGCCATGTTTGCACAGATAATCCAGAACCACACAGACAGGAGCCGGATGGTGTTCCCATCCTCTGTGAAGGTTGGTAAGGGCCTGATTGATACTGTGGTGGAGTTCGTAAAGGACCTCATCACATGA